In Phocoena phocoena chromosome 8, mPhoPho1.1, whole genome shotgun sequence, the following are encoded in one genomic region:
- the CCND1 gene encoding G1/S-specific cyclin-D1, whose translation MAHQLLCCEMETIRRAYPDANLLNDRVLRAMLKAEETCAPSVSYFKCVQKEILPSMRKIVATWMLEVCEEQKCEEEVFPLAMNYLDRFLSLEPVKKSRLQLLGATCMFVASKMKETIPLTAEKLCIYTDNSIRPDELLQMELVLVNKLKWNLAATTPHDFIEHFLSKMPVVDESKQVIRKHAQTFVALCATDVKFISNPPSMVAAGSVVAAVQGLHLGSANSFLSYHRLTRFLSKVIRCDPDCLRACQEQIEALLESSLRQAQQQNLDPKAAEEGEEEEEADLACTPTDVRDVDI comes from the exons ATGGCACACCAGCTCCTGTGCTGCGAGATGGAGACCATCCGCCGGGCGTACCCCGATGCCAACCTCCTCAACGACCGGGTGCTGCGGGCCATGCTCAAGGCGGAGGAGACCTGCGCGCCCTCGGTGTCCTACTTCAAGTGTGTGCAGAAGGAGATCCTGCCGTCCATGCGGAAGATCGTAGCCACCTGGATGCTGGAG GTCTGCGAGGAGCAGAAGTGCGAGGAGGAGGTCTTCCCGCTGGCCATGAACTACCTGGACCGCTTCCTGTCGCTGGAGCCCGTGAAAAAGAGCCGCCTGCAGCTGCTGGGGGCCACCTGCATGTTCGTCGCCTCGAAGATGAAGGAGACCATCCCCCTGACGGCCGAGAAGCTGTGCATCTACACTGACAACTCCATCCGGCCCGACGAGCTGCTG CAAATGGAGCTGGTCTTGGTGAACAAACTCAAGTGGAACCTGGCTGCCACGACCCCGCACGACTTCATTGAACACTTCCTCTCCAAAATGCCGGTGGTCGACGAGAGCAAACAGGTCATCCGCAAACACGCGCAGACCTTCGTTGCCCTCTGTGCCACAG ATGTGAAGTTCATTTCCAACCCGCCCTCCATGGTGGCTGCCGGGAGCGTGGTGGCCGCGGTGCAAGGCCTGCACCTGGGAAGCGCCAACAGCTTCCTGTCCTATCACCGCCTGACGCGGTTCCTCTCCAAAGTGATCAGGTGTGACCCG GACTGCCTCCGCGCCTGCCAGGAGCAGATCGAGGCCCTCCTGGAGTCCAGCCTGCGCCAGGCCCAGCAACAGAACTTGGACCCCAAGGCcgcggaggagggggaggaggaggaggaggcggaccTGGCCTGCACGCCCACCGACGTGCGCGACGTGGACATTTGA